GGAGCCGGCGCTTAAAAGAGCGGACATCGCCCTCTATCAAGCCAAAGAGGGCGGAAGAAACAAACTGGTCTCTTTCTAAGAAGCTCCGTGATCTCTGAGTTTAGCCACTGTGTAGAGGGGAGTCAAATGTAGCTGTTTAATTAGTCGCCACGCGTGGTTAATTCTAATATTCTTTTAATATTTTTCTAACATAATTCATGTAATTGATACTCACGAAAACAGCATAGGATCACGAGCATCAATAACAAAATCAAGCAATATAAAAAATCCGTTAGTAAACTTATTTCTTAATGGTTATGAAAAATGCGTAAAATAAAACATGAAATGGATATTGACTGGGTAATCAAGCAATTAAAGGACCAGTACCTTGATCGATTGACTCAATTAAAAACAGCCAATAAAAAAGAAAAAGCGCTACTGCATTGCATTATCATTGGCTATGAATCATCGTTGCAGCTCCTGAACCAGCAGGATTGGCTGCAGGAATACCCGTTTGAGCCTTGAAGCTACTTATAATTGTCCTTTTCAATTGTAGCAGACGGTACCTTGATAGTGAATCAGGACTCTTTAAACCTGGAAAGCTCACTATTGGGGGCCAGAAGAATGGAAAACCACTATGGAAGAAAGGCCGACCCGCTGCCCCATTATGCGAGGCTCTGCTATGGTCCCGACCGCTGTATTAACGAACAAAAAGAGTAAGGACGTACCAAACGCATACACCGGGCCAAGCTGAACAAGGGCAAGCAATATGGCCGGAATGGATGCAATCAGTGATCCGATGGTAGGAACAAAATTTAGAATAAAACTCAATACTGCCCACAGGATGGAAAAATCCACGCCGATATACAAAAGCCCCATATAAATCATGGCACCGGTTATAATACTGGTTATGAATTTAATTCCCAGATACCGGTTCTCCATACCGATAACCGCGTCATAGGATGAGAGACTGCCCTCCCTGTTATGCCTGATAGTTTTAATCTTATCCGGGATACCGCTGGCCTCGATAATCAGGAAAGCAAACATCAATAAAATAAAAAAAACATTTTTTAAAATCGCCACCAGACTGTTCATCAAACTAGTCACAAGTCTCATAATCTTGCCGGGATCAAAAATTGAATCAACCATGGACCTGTCAACGGCAATATCATGGGCCAGCAGCCAGGTGTATCCGTCGCTGATAAGTTGTTTCATCCTGTCTTGATATGCAGGCACTCTGCGGGTAAACTCCTGAAGAGTTGATCCCAAAACAACAACCAGCAACATCCACAGCCCGATCACCAGCATCAAAATCAACAGAAAAGCAATAACATCGGGAACCTTGATTTTCTTCAAAAAAAGTGCCAGCAAAAAAGGAACAATAAGCGAACTTGCCGCCTTCATTCCGGCAATCACACCCACAGAGGCTGCGAGATTGACCAATGCATTACGCCTGTTGCCTTCGCTGCTTTTAACCATCTTGCATCCTTTCTTCACCTGCACCATTTTTATTTCATAATAGATCTTTTAGCTTTGTAGGTCGATTTTTTTATAGTAACTTTTGCAGAAAGTAGTCCACTATTAACGCAAAGGTCCATTGATTTATCAGCTATCTGACAAATATGGATAGGTCGTGTGAGGAACGAACCCCGATCCATCCAAATTGTCAAAATGAGTGAGGACGCTGATTATTATGACAAACATGATTTATTACAATCCAAAAAGCAAATATACCGTCCGGGTCGATGAAGTAACCTACCGTGAGGATATAATGTGACATGGTCAGCACGCATTTACATGCCCGAAGGTGACGGGCCATTTCCCCTTCTTCTGGATGTACATGGTGGGGCCTGGGGGACAGGTGGGTGTGCCGATAATGAAACTCTTGATACGGCTTTGGCTGGAAGCGGGCTGGTCGTGGTAGCCGTCGAATTGCGGAAGGCGCCAGCGTACCCGTACCCTTCCCAGGTGATGGATGTAAATTTTGCAACGCGCTGGGCCAAGGCCCATGCCGGGGAGTTCAATGCGGTTCCGGACGGCGTGGGGGGCTTGGGAACGTCCAGCGGGGGGCATACCCTGTTCCTGTCAGCCATGCGCCCCTTTGATGTACGCTATGGTAGCTTGAATCTTCCGGAAACAGAGGGCATGGATGCACGCCTGGCCGGTGATCGACCCCTATGCACGGTATCTGTATGCAAAGCAGAATAACCGTGACTTTCTGGTTCATGCCACTGATGCGTACTTTGGAGATATAGGAGCCATGAAGGAAGGGAACCCTCTTCTTGCCCTTGAAAGGAACGAAACGCTTGACCTTCCTGCGGCATTGATTATCCAGGGAACGGAGGACACCAACCTGCCCCTTTCCTCTATAGACCGGTTTGCGGAAGCGTATTGGAACGCAAAGGGCATTGTTGACCTTGAATGGTTTGCTGACATGCCACACAATTTTGCACTCAAAGTTGGACCTGAAACGGACAGGGCAATAGACATTATAAAAGCGTTT
This window of the uncultured Desulfobacter sp. genome carries:
- a CDS encoding AI-2E family transporter, with protein sequence MVKSSEGNRRNALVNLAASVGVIAGMKAASSLIVPFLLALFLKKIKVPDVIAFLLILMLVIGLWMLLVVVLGSTLQEFTRRVPAYQDRMKQLISDGYTWLLAHDIAVDRSMVDSIFDPGKIMRLVTSLMNSLVAILKNVFFILLMFAFLIIEASGIPDKIKTIRHNREGSLSSYDAVIGMENRYLGIKFITSIITGAMIYMGLLYIGVDFSILWAVLSFILNFVPTIGSLIASIPAILLALVQLGPVYAFGTSLLFLFVNTAVGTIAEPRIMGQRVGLSSIVVFHSSGPQ
- a CDS encoding alpha/beta hydrolase, whose product is MTWSARIYMPEGDGPFPLLLDVHGGAWGTGGCADNETLDTALAGSGLVVVAVELRKAPAYPYPSQVMDVNFATRWAKAHAGEFNAVPDGVGGLGTSSGGHTLFLSAMRPFDVRYGSLNLPETEGMDARLAGDRPLCTVSVCKAE